Part of the Weissella coleopterorum genome is shown below.
CCACCTTAACATCTGATGAAGACTTAGCCACCTTATCATTAATCGTAATTCGACCTTGGTCCGCAATTTCTTTAGCCACCGCCCGGCGCTTAATTAAACGTGAAACTTTCAAAAATTTATCAATTCTCATTTACTTAACCTCATTTAAATTCATTTTTGCAACGACTGTCTCACCCTTGGGTAATAGTCGAATTTCATTAGTTGTTAATACCTGCCATTTAACAACGCCACTACCAAATAATAGTATACCAAACACTACACCTAGAATTAGTCCCCAAACCGTGGTGATTCTTTGGCTTCCAAAATAATGCTCAAATATCTTCATCATAATCCAAACTAAACTTAGCATTACAGTGCTTAAAGCCAAACCTTTACAGATCAGTGATCGCAAACCTAATCCGGACCATAATTCTTTTGGAATGCACCAAATTGTGTATCCTAGAATGACGATCAAACCCACAACAGTCGCCAAACTTGCTCCGCTCAACCCGATAAAGCGCATGAATACATCATTTAGAATCCATTTTAGTGAAATACCAATCAGAATTACGCTTGTTAAGTTTTGTGTGCGACCCAAACTTTGGAGGATAGTAATTAATACTAAAATCATGGTTGCAGGTATCATCGACAAGATATAAAGCCCCAATACAAAGGTCCCCTCCCGACTACCAAATAAACTTTGATTGAGTTGAGGTAGAACCGCTAGCATACCACTCGTTGTTGCAATAATTAAAAGCAATGATAACCGGATAGAGCTAGCAAAATCTTTTTTGAATTGTTGCTGTTGGTTCGTCACATAATAATGGCGCAAATTGGGTATCAATGCTGCCCCAATACTGGTAGCAAGTACCATTCCTAACTGAACCAGCGGCTGTCCACGATCGTATACTCCTTTTAAGTTTTCAGCATGAATTTCGTTTAACCCGTTGACAACCAAATTTTGTTTTACCGTAAACGCATCAACTAATTGGAACAAAACTAGAAGTGCCGCCACGAGGACTAACAATCCCCCTTCAGACCACGTTCGATGAATAAGCAGGCGCCATTGAAATTGAGGTGCCTTTTTAAGTTTTTCTCTTTCAACCTTATCAACTGTATAAATTTCCCGATATTTTTTGAAAATAAATAGTGCGGCAAAAAAAGATGCAATTGGCGCGCCTGCCATCGTCCAAGTCCCCATTTTATAAATTGACCATTGCTGCTGATTTGCCCAAACCGCAAAGAAAACAATTACACTCACACGAACAATTTGTTCGATCATTTGTGAAAAAGCGGTCGGAAGTATTTCAAACGCACCCTGTGAATAGCCCCGGGCGGTTGCTAACAAAGGCATCAACAAAAACATCCATGCAACGGCTTGAATAACCGGTGCCAGGGCGGGATCTCCTCCCATTCCTCGCGCTAATATCGGGGCGCCGATGAATAATCCCAAAAAGATCAATATACTAACTATGGTTAATAAGTGATGCAACCTTTGTGCTATAAATTTAGCATGCTGCACATCAGGCTGCTCACTAACTAATTTGGAAATAACCAGTGGCCAACCACTCAATGCCAAGACTACTCCAATTCCATAAATTGGGTAAACCTGCTGATAAACATAAAAGCCACGATTACCCACTAAATTCTGTAAGGGAATTCGATATAGTGCGCTCAAAATTTTAGCCACTAAACCCGTTAGTGTTAAAATTCCTGCCCCAGCGATTAAATTATTACTTTGCTCCTTTTTCTTGGGTTGCATTAAAGGCCTCCAAAAAGATTTTTAGTCCATCTAACCAATTGTCTTGGGTCATTTTCGGTTGAATCACAACATCAATTTGAGCAGGTTGCATCGCAATTGCTTGGCCTCTTAATCGACCTTGCTTGAGTGCCACCAACCAATCAACTTGCCTTAAATTAGCCTGCGGTGTAAAGAACACATGGATAATTTCAGTTCTAACCTTATCTCGAATAATTTTAGATACTCCCACCAGATCAGCTAATCGCTTTAATTCAGCGATCGCTAGAAGATAGTGTGCCGCCATAGGTAGTTCCCCATAACGATCCAACAAATCTTCTTCGATCTCCACTAAGTCATTTGCTACTTTAGCTCGGCTAATTCTCTGGTAAAGTTCAATTTTAGATGCTCCGCCTGGAACATATTTTTCAGGCAAATATGCCTCAACATCTAAATTAATTTCGGCATCCGTTTGCACTTTCGCCTTTTCCTTACCTTGTTTAGCAGCCACCGCTTCCTGCAACATTTGGGTGTATAGATCGTATCCAACGGTATTGATAAATCCATGTTGTTGAGAGCCGAGCAAATCGCCTGCCCCTCGGATGGATAGGTCACGCATTGCGATCTTAAAGCCCGAACCTAATTCAGTAAAATCACGAATCGCTTCAAGGCGATGCTCACTTACCTCAGTTAATGTTCGATTAGCTGGATACATAAAATAAGCATACGCCAAATTATTTGAACGGCCTACCCGCCCCCGAATTTGATACAGTTGCGCCAATCCCATCCGATCCGCAGATTCAACTACTAACGTATTAGCATTTGGAATATCAACCCCTGTTTCAATGATTGTCGTTGTCACCAGTACATCATAATCGCCATGAATAAAGTCAAAAAGAATTCCTTCCAACTGCACTTCAGTCATTCGACCATGGATGATGGCCACCCGAGCATCTGGAACTAAACTTTCAACATAAAGGCGTGTTTTTTCAATATCATCTACTCGATTGTGCAAATAAAAAGTTTGACCACCACGTGCCATTTCACGTTCAATCGCCATTGCAATTTCACGACCATTTTGCTCCATTACGTAAGTTTGGATTGGAAAACGATTTGCTGGCGGTGTCTCTAACACCGATAAATCACGAGCTCCTACCATTGCCATATTTAATGTTCTAGGAATGGGAGTCGCCGTTAACGTCAAAACATCTACATCAGTTTTCAATTGTTTCAAACGCTCTTTATGTTTCACCCCAAAACGCTGTTCTTCATCAATAATTAATAATCCTAGATCGGCAAATTCAATACTTTTTCCAAGCAACTTATGTGTTCCAACGATCATATCAATCTCATGATCTTGTAGTGCTTGCACAATGGTCTTAACTTCTTTAGCTGATTGAAACCTTGATAACATGGCAATTTTAACATCGAATCCATCAAAACGAACTTGCATGGATTCAAAATGCTGTTCTGCCAAAATCGTTGTTGGTACTAACATGGCGACCTGTTTATGCTCGTGAACCGCTTTAAAAGCCGCACGAAAAGCCACTTCTGTTTTTCCAAATCCAACATCACCAACTAATAAACGATCCATTGGTTGGATTTTTTCCATATCTTTTTTAATTTCTTGCGTCGCCTGTAATTGATCAGCCGTTTCTGGATAAGGAAATGCCGCTTCAAACCGCTGCACTTCTGCATCATCTTCAGCAAAAGCAAAGCCACGCTTCGCCTCCCGCTCTGCATATAATTGTAGCAACTCATCTGCCATGTCTTCAACACGTGCTGCCACCTTACGTTTGGCTTTAACCCACTCAGTTCCACCTAGTTTATTTAATTTAGGTGCTTTTTCCCCAGCACTCACATATTTTTGAACCAAGTCCAATTGCGAGACAGGAATAAATACTTTTCCCGATCCTCGATACTGAATCGTTATATAATCCTGCTTAACGCCCTTAGTCTCTAAAGTCGTAATACCCTCATAAATTCCAATCCCGTGGTTAACATGAACTACAAAATCTCCAACCTTCAATTCGTTATAACTTTTAATGCGCTCTGCATTACTGAGGGTTTGGCGCCTAGGTGCTTTTTTGGTGATCGTCTTAAATAATTCTTTTTCAGTTAAAACAACCAACTTTAATAATGGAATTTCAAAGCCTTCATGTAATGGTAATGTTGTTAATTGTGTTCGATTTAAGACCAACTGATCAGGCGCCACTGTATTAACACCTACTTTAAAATCAGTCAGTGTTTGTTCTAATTTCGCTTGACGTTCTGCTGTATTCGTCAAAAAGATAATTGTATAATTTTGGCGTTGCCACCTAGTTACTTCAGCTTGAACCATTGGCATTTGATTATAGAACTGTTGGGTGGGACGAATCACTAAATTCGTCAAGGAATTTTGTTTCAAACCACTCACACCTCGCCCCATTGGCGATAAAATCAGATTGGCATGTTGATCGTTTTGAATAATCTGTTCAAAATTAACGTCTTGTTCAACATAGGGTAAAATTTGGTTTTGTTCCAACCGATCGGCCCACCACTCCATGCTATCCGCCTGAGCCTGCTTAGCATTCTCCAACATACGTGGGTAATCATCATAAATCACTACCCCTTGCTGAGGTAAATAATCTAGTATTGTCGTCTGGGCGGGGTATAGATATGCCAAATATTGGCGCATTTCTGGTAGAACGGTTCCCTGTTCTAAAGCTGTCAATAATGGCTGAACAGCTTCAGTTAGATGCCTCTTTGCGGCACCTTCCAAATGATCGCGAGCCTGAGTTAGAGCTAACTCTAATTTAAGCTGTGCTTGGTTTAAATCTTGTTCATCCGCAATTAAATCAGTCACAGGTAGTAACTGAACCGTTGTTAATTGTTCTAGACTTTTCTGGGTCTCAACATCAAATGTCCGCAAAGAGTCTAAATCCGTATCAAAAAAATCCATCCGAATTGGGTTTTCGTAATTTAGTGGGTAGATGTCAATAATTGATCCTCGAATCGAAAATTCACCCGGAGATTGTACCGCATCTACTCGATGATAGCCCATAGTATTGATACTAGCTTGCAGTTGATCGAGTTGATAACTCTGATTAAAATCAATCTTAATTGCCGCGCGCTCAAATTTACCTAAGTCTGGCAAAAACTGATTCACACCCGCATAACCCGTCACAATGATAGGTTGTTGGTCATTTCTTAATCGCTCTAAAGCAGTCACACGAGCAAGAATAGTATCCAAAGACGCCAGGGAAATTTGAGCACTCAATGTTTCTTCTGCCGGAAAATATATTACGCGTTCTTCGCCCAATAAACCTATTAAGTCTTCTGCCAACTGTTGGGCATGGAATTGACTGTCCGTTACCAATAACATTGGTTGTTTTAACGATTGATTCAATCCACTTAAATAAACCGATCGCGCACTTCCCGTTAGGCCAGTCAAAACATGGTTCCCACCAGCTTGAATTGCTTGCACCAGTTCATGATATTTTGGATTGTCTGTTAAAAATTCTGATAGTATCATCTTAAAGTCTCTTTAATTCATCATTTCTGCTCTATACAATAAGGATCGATTAATTTAAAAACATCACAGCTTAATTATATTGGTTCATAATTTGATCAACAGGTTTTCCTTGTACAAAGTCTTGCATCATTTTTTTTGCCACTTGAATACTTTGATCCACTGTAATCGCATCATTTTTATCAAATTTACCCAAAACAAAGTTAATCACGGCTTGTTTTTCGTGTTTGGGATGTGCAATCCCAAATTTCAAACGATTAAAGTCCTGTGTCCCTAGATGGTTAATGATCGATTTAATTCCATTATGCCCCCCTGCTGAACCTTTCGAACGTAATCGCAAACGACCTAATTCCATATCCATATCATCCTGAACAATTAACAGATCCGCTAAATTTAAATGATAATATTTCATCAAGGGGGCCACTGCTTCACCAGATAAATTCATATAGGTAGTTGGCTTCACCAATAGAACTTTATCTGTTCCAACCCAACCTTCGGCCACAAAAGCACGATGTGGACCATCTTGTTTAAAATTAATATTAAGTTCTTGAGCAAAAGCATCAATTGTCATAAAACCAACATTATGACGTGTCTGATCATATTCTTTTCCAATATTTCCTAATCCAACAATCATTTTCATTTTATATATTCTCACTATCATTTCCTGCTATAATGCAAGTCTTTTATCAAAACATTTTAACACAATTTAAAAAGACTAGGTGTTTTCCAACTTTTTTCCTAGAATTATCTTTTATTTTTAATTGTTTATTTTTCTATTCTTGACGTTCAAACATCTCATCATTAATAACTAAATGATGAATTAATCTAAGCGTCCGATCCATTGCCCCAATTATTATCTTTTTACTACCATTTTGTTCGAATTCTTTTCTACGATAGTACCAATTTGTCACATAGTTGCTTGTATCATTTGTTCTACTTGCCGTAGCCAACATATTCTTTACATCTTGATACATTATTTTTCGAGCCAAATTGCTTCCACGTTTAGTTATATGACCCGATGTTGTTCTCTGTCCCGAATCGTTAAATCTTAAATCAATCCCAATAAAGGCATTTATTTTCTGTGGTGTCCTAAATCGTCGTATATCTCCAAGTTCAGCAATTAAAGTTACTGCACTAGTTTCCCCAAATCCCGGTATTGATTTAATTATTTCAAATTCAGTCAATTGCGACGCCAATTCAACCATGCCTTCAATAATTTCAGATTTCATTTTATCTGTTTCAATAACTTTATTAGCCCATTGAATGACTTCTTGTTCTATATATGAATCCTTAGGACAACTAGTAGATGTTTTACCTGCTAACTCAATTAATTGTTCAGCTTTTTTCCTAATTGAATTTACTCGTCCAATTGTATTTTTTTCTAGTAATTCTACTATTTCAACAACTGACTTATTTTTAACCATATTAACGTGTGGGAAAACTTTGACAATTTCATAAAATATTGGATTATCGCCCACATACAAATTTTCTAGTTCTGAAAATGTATCCTGCAATGCTCGTTTTAATCTGTTCTTAGCTGTAATACTATCTGTTACGATTTCTTGATAAAAACGATGGCGATACCGTAATTCAATATAAATTTCCTTTTCAGTAACCGTATATGGATAATCTTTATCTAACTGTAATCGAGCCAATCCTATCGCATCAATCCGATCATTTTTAGTAACACGTAGTGTATCCATTTCTTTCTTAGCTTTCAATGGATTCATTTTTACGTATGGTATTTCATTCAACGCCAAGAAATATTGAATACGTCTTGAATAAACACCCGTTGCTTCAAAGATAGTCTCTGCTTTATATTCTTGTTGTAGAGATAGCATGGTTTCTAAACCAATTAAATCATTTGATACCTTACCTTCTTTTTTTATCTCACCTAAATCAGTCAGTATCGCATAATTCAACGTTGCCTTACTTACATCTATCCCTAGTGCTACACGCATATTTAAAATACTTCCCTTAATTATTATTTGAAGTTCTTTACAGTATATTCAATTTCCTACGCACGAGCTCATAGTGGCTCAATATATTTCAACCGATTTATTATCCTATAAAGAGAGCCATTTTTTTAAACGGAATCGTGTTCCAAATGATAGTACGACTTCTGACTTCAAATAACATTTTCCCATAATTTAATACGCTTGTGTATTTTTTCACTCGAACGAAAATTAATCCATTTCGATTTCTTGTTCCAACTCCGGCAATATCCACCGCATATATAAAAATACAGATAAAAAAATGAGAACAATTATTAAAACTGTTCCCATCAATACATAATTATTTAAACTAATTAATACTACGAAACCAGCGATAGCTAGACCAATCAATATATTCTTACAATATCTTTTAAATTTTATCATTCTCTAAATCCCCTTGATCTATTTTTAGAGTTTTTGGACTTTCTAACGTCTCTGACTTTTGAAATGTGTTTACTGTTTTAACTAATGCTTCTTGTTCCGGCGACAATTCCGCATTCATAATAATTTCTAACACAAAATCCCAATTTCCTGTTTGTTGTAACATTTTTAATGATGGTGCGACATAATTTTCAACCCAATTTTTGGTTCGTTCAACTGTAACTGGCTTACTTTCAGTCTTAAATTTTGCCTTACCACCTAACGCTGTAAGTAAATCCCATGCTGGCATAGGTTTTAATTTATCATAATATCTTTCTTTATCATTTTGACCTTTTAATTGGGTCTCATCTACTTTTTCATCAACGAACAATAAAGATGATTTCAAAATATCAAAAGTAAAACCAACTAAATTATCACTTCCTAACCACTCATCAATTAATTGAGTTGCCTTATCACTATGTAACTCTAATTCAACACGTGTATTAATATCAGTTGTTTTACCTTTACCAGCCTGTTCTTTAAACTTGTCATATATTCGAATTACAAATGGCGACTTTCCAAAATTTACCGTCCAACCTTGTTGTGCATTTCCATGAATTGCGTACGACTTAGCTTTACTCCAAAAGCGCTTTTCTTGTACAGCTTTAACAAGGTCGTCCATATTTAAAACTTCTGCATTATCATTAATCGCAACGTCTAAACGTGTACAATGTCCCCGATATTGATACATCTTCTTGAAAAATTGAAGCCATGTTAAACCTTGTTCAGCTAATATGTTTTCAAATTGACGTACCCCAATTCCAGTCATGAATAAACTTGCACCATCTTTTTGAATTCCACCATCAATTACTTCATCATCTTCTGGCTCAAAGTCTTGTATATAAATATTTTTCTCTCCACCATAAACAAATTCACGAGTATAGAAATTTTGTGACGTATTACGAGCCAAGAATAATCCTTTTTTGACATTCAATATTTTACTAATGACTTCATCGCCTGTTAATTCAGGAAAATTAAACGTTATCCAATCAAACTGCACATCAATGTTAGACCTTAATGCAGGGTATTTACTGATTAATGTATCTAGGTATTCTGGTTTAATTTCTTTATTATCTTTTTCTAAACTTGCTACTAATTGACGAGATACACCTAAATTATTTCCGATCTCTGATTGAGTTAATTTTAGCGTTTCACGAATAGTCTTAAATGTTTTCCCAGTTATTGGTGTATGTTCAATTTTTTCTAACATTTTCTCTGTATCTCCCAAAATTTGATATTTTCCAATATTTTTTAGTTGTTCCAAGTCATCAATCTTTTTAAAAACTTCATAACCTAATTCATAAACATGTTCACTTTTTAAAGTACCGGTATAACCCATTAATTCAGAACCTTTAATTGATTCTAGCTGTAATTCATTTCCAATCATTGGTAATACGTCATTATCATTTACATGAACATTGACGTACATAGATTTGATAAGCTCATCAAATTGAAATAATCCAATTTGCATAAGCAGTGTGTTACTTTTCATTAATCCGTGTTGAACAGTCCCAAAATAGATACATTCATAGTTAAAATATTCATTATTTATCTTTATCATTTTCAAACCCCCTAAAATACACAAAATCTAACATTTAACGTTTTTGATGTTAGGTAGTTAAAAACCTTTCTAAACTCCGACCTGACACCCTTTTTGGTTAGTGCGCTCAGAGCGCTTTTTGTTTTTTAACCCCCCTGTTAGTGCACGGGGGTTAAACACTTTTTTATTGCAATATATGGGCATGGTGTCAGTCACGGGTGCTCCCTTTGGTCACACTATCCGTAACTGCCTACCTAGGCGCTCCCGCTTCGCTGGCGCCGTTCGGTAGTGACACTGGCACGCCTTTGGCTCTGCCACCACATATATTGCAATTTCAAACTTCCCCTGCCTTTAAGCCACACTCGACCCACACCTACTAAAACTTTTCTAGTTACCCTTTTCTTTTTCTACCGCGCTAACGCTTGCTGTCCACCAAACAAAAACCCACTTACCCAAGAACAGGATAAGTGGGTTTTTGTATTGGTGGTTGAACGACACTTTTTTCTGTAAAACAACTCTAATTGACATAGTTTGGCATTTATTATTTTAATTTATACTAATTATTAATGATTAGTAAGTTGAGCCATCAATACTTCTACTTCACCACTACGATTTTTAGCATGAGTAATAGTAGAATTATAATTCCCAACCAAGAATCTCATATTCTTAGTTGTTGATTCTACATATTCTGGCAACATTGGACTAACAGCAAACAATTCTGATTCATCAATATTTTTTAACTCTGCACGAAAGGCATTAATAGCAGGCAATTCACTCAAAGACATCAATGTCTTTAATTCTACTAATGCAGCTTCACCCATTCCAGCCAACTTCTTTGTATCAATAGCCATGTTAAA
Proteins encoded:
- a CDS encoding putative polysaccharide biosynthesis protein translates to MQPKKKEQSNNLIAGAGILTLTGLVAKILSALYRIPLQNLVGNRGFYVYQQVYPIYGIGVVLALSGWPLVISKLVSEQPDVQHAKFIAQRLHHLLTIVSILIFLGLFIGAPILARGMGGDPALAPVIQAVAWMFLLMPLLATARGYSQGAFEILPTAFSQMIEQIVRVSVIVFFAVWANQQQWSIYKMGTWTMAGAPIASFFAALFIFKKYREIYTVDKVEREKLKKAPQFQWRLLIHRTWSEGGLLVLVAALLVLFQLVDAFTVKQNLVVNGLNEIHAENLKGVYDRGQPLVQLGMVLATSIGAALIPNLRHYYVTNQQQQFKKDFASSIRLSLLLIIATTSGMLAVLPQLNQSLFGSREGTFVLGLYILSMIPATMILVLITILQSLGRTQNLTSVILIGISLKWILNDVFMRFIGLSGASLATVVGLIVILGYTIWCIPKELWSGLGLRSLICKGLALSTVMLSLVWIMMKIFEHYFGSQRITTVWGLILGVVFGILLFGSGVVKWQVLTTNEIRLLPKGETVVAKMNLNEVK
- a CDS encoding IS110 family transposase, which codes for MRVALGIDVSKATLNYAILTDLGEIKKEGKVSNDLIGLETMLSLQQEYKAETIFEATGVYSRRIQYFLALNEIPYVKMNPLKAKKEMDTLRVTKNDRIDAIGLARLQLDKDYPYTVTEKEIYIELRYRHRFYQEIVTDSITAKNRLKRALQDTFSELENLYVGDNPIFYEIVKVFPHVNMVKNKSVVEIVELLEKNTIGRVNSIRKKAEQLIELAGKTSTSCPKDSYIEQEVIQWANKVIETDKMKSEIIEGMVELASQLTEFEIIKSIPGFGETSAVTLIAELGDIRRFRTPQKINAFIGIDLRFNDSGQRTTSGHITKRGSNLARKIMYQDVKNMLATASRTNDTSNYVTNWYYRRKEFEQNGSKKIIIGAMDRTLRLIHHLVINDEMFERQE
- the mfd gene encoding transcription-repair coupling factor, which produces MILSEFLTDNPKYHELVQAIQAGGNHVLTGLTGSARSVYLSGLNQSLKQPMLLVTDSQFHAQQLAEDLIGLLGEERVIYFPAEETLSAQISLASLDTILARVTALERLRNDQQPIIVTGYAGVNQFLPDLGKFERAAIKIDFNQSYQLDQLQASINTMGYHRVDAVQSPGEFSIRGSIIDIYPLNYENPIRMDFFDTDLDSLRTFDVETQKSLEQLTTVQLLPVTDLIADEQDLNQAQLKLELALTQARDHLEGAAKRHLTEAVQPLLTALEQGTVLPEMRQYLAYLYPAQTTILDYLPQQGVVIYDDYPRMLENAKQAQADSMEWWADRLEQNQILPYVEQDVNFEQIIQNDQHANLILSPMGRGVSGLKQNSLTNLVIRPTQQFYNQMPMVQAEVTRWQRQNYTIIFLTNTAERQAKLEQTLTDFKVGVNTVAPDQLVLNRTQLTTLPLHEGFEIPLLKLVVLTEKELFKTITKKAPRRQTLSNAERIKSYNELKVGDFVVHVNHGIGIYEGITTLETKGVKQDYITIQYRGSGKVFIPVSQLDLVQKYVSAGEKAPKLNKLGGTEWVKAKRKVAARVEDMADELLQLYAEREAKRGFAFAEDDAEVQRFEAAFPYPETADQLQATQEIKKDMEKIQPMDRLLVGDVGFGKTEVAFRAAFKAVHEHKQVAMLVPTTILAEQHFESMQVRFDGFDVKIAMLSRFQSAKEVKTIVQALQDHEIDMIVGTHKLLGKSIEFADLGLLIIDEEQRFGVKHKERLKQLKTDVDVLTLTATPIPRTLNMAMVGARDLSVLETPPANRFPIQTYVMEQNGREIAMAIEREMARGGQTFYLHNRVDDIEKTRLYVESLVPDARVAIIHGRMTEVQLEGILFDFIHGDYDVLVTTTIIETGVDIPNANTLVVESADRMGLAQLYQIRGRVGRSNNLAYAYFMYPANRTLTEVSEHRLEAIRDFTELGSGFKIAMRDLSIRGAGDLLGSQQHGFINTVGYDLYTQMLQEAVAAKQGKEKAKVQTDAEINLDVEAYLPEKYVPGGASKIELYQRISRAKVANDLVEIEEDLLDRYGELPMAAHYLLAIAELKRLADLVGVSKIIRDKVRTEIIHVFFTPQANLRQVDWLVALKQGRLRGQAIAMQPAQIDVVIQPKMTQDNWLDGLKIFLEAFNATQEKGAK
- a CDS encoding replication initiation factor domain-containing protein produces the protein MIKINNEYFNYECIYFGTVQHGLMKSNTLLMQIGLFQFDELIKSMYVNVHVNDNDVLPMIGNELQLESIKGSELMGYTGTLKSEHVYELGYEVFKKIDDLEQLKNIGKYQILGDTEKMLEKIEHTPITGKTFKTIRETLKLTQSEIGNNLGVSRQLVASLEKDNKEIKPEYLDTLISKYPALRSNIDVQFDWITFNFPELTGDEVISKILNVKKGLFLARNTSQNFYTREFVYGGEKNIYIQDFEPEDDEVIDGGIQKDGASLFMTGIGVRQFENILAEQGLTWLQFFKKMYQYRGHCTRLDVAINDNAEVLNMDDLVKAVQEKRFWSKAKSYAIHGNAQQGWTVNFGKSPFVIRIYDKFKEQAGKGKTTDINTRVELELHSDKATQLIDEWLGSDNLVGFTFDILKSSLLFVDEKVDETQLKGQNDKERYYDKLKPMPAWDLLTALGGKAKFKTESKPVTVERTKNWVENYVAPSLKMLQQTGNWDFVLEIIMNAELSPEQEALVKTVNTFQKSETLESPKTLKIDQGDLENDKI
- the pth gene encoding aminoacyl-tRNA hydrolase; the encoded protein is MKMIVGLGNIGKEYDQTRHNVGFMTIDAFAQELNINFKQDGPHRAFVAEGWVGTDKVLLVKPTTYMNLSGEAVAPLMKYYHLNLADLLIVQDDMDMELGRLRLRSKGSAGGHNGIKSIINHLGTQDFNRLKFGIAHPKHEKQAVINFVLGKFDKNDAITVDQSIQVAKKMMQDFVQGKPVDQIMNQYN